The nucleotide window ATGGTCACGAATTCTCACGAATCATGTGGAGGTCCACCCTTTCTTCCATCTGTGTCCATCCGCGTTCATCTGTGATTGGATTTCTGTTCCCGGTTCCAGTGACACCCCCACCCTATTCGTGAGAATTCGTGACCATTCGTGGTTATTTTTTCCGATCCCGGATCATTCTTCAGAAGCTTAACCGGAACTTAATCGGTTGCATGCGAAGGTCGTCCCATCACGAACGATCCGATGACCGATCCGATTTCATCCCTTGCCTCCCGCCGCGGATTCCTCGGCCGCCTCGGCCTCGGTGCCGCGCTTTTCACCACCCGCGGACTGATGGCGGAGGAGTTGGAGAAAAGCCCCGGCCTGGTCATTACCCCGCGTATGACGGAGGGCCCGTACTACCCGGACAAGATGCCGCTGGATACGGACAACGATCTGCTCATCATCAATGACTCCATCACGCCCGCCGTGGGCGTGGTGTCCTACGTCACCGGCCGCATCCTCACCGCCACCGGCCAGCCGGTGCGCAATGCGGTGGTGGAGATCTGGCAGTGCGATTCGAATGCCTCCTACATCCACACCAAGGGTCACAACCCCGCCGGTGCGGACGGCAATTTTCAAGGCTACGGCCGCTACCTCACGGACTCCACCGGCCGCTACTTCTTCCGCACCATCAAGCCGGTGGCCTACACGCTCAATGGCATGTGGCGCGCGCCGCATATCCACTTCGCCGTCAGCAAGGGCGGCCAGCGT belongs to Luteolibacter ambystomatis and includes:
- a CDS encoding protocatechuate 3,4-dioxygenase, whose translation is MTDPISSLASRRGFLGRLGLGAALFTTRGLMAEELEKSPGLVITPRMTEGPYYPDKMPLDTDNDLLIINDSITPAVGVVSYVTGRILTATGQPVRNAVVEIWQCDSNASYIHTKGHNPAGADGNFQGYGRYLTDSTGRYFFRTIKPVAYTLNGMWRAPHIHFAVSKGGQRLYTTQMMLKDFADNARDGVLSGVRDAKARESVLVDFKPVEGSKIGELTATFDIIMGLTAEEVEHGKLVGGIGKSEAGRGFGGPLGRRPGNQGGPGGGSGGPPPFPPGGTPPEGTPPPPPDSP